The window TACACAGCCAGGCTCAAAACTGTCTCACTGAACTTTGAGTACCTCTATCCTTGGTCGCAGATATCCCCTGATGGCAGTGTTAGAACTGCTATCAAGTGATTAGCCCTTTTCCTCTGGAGGGAGCTGTACTACTGATGTCCCGCTGTCTAATGCATCTTTTTATTGGTAGGTCCATGTGCCCTAGGGTTTTTATCTAACAAGCGGCTGACTAGGAGTAGAAATGAAATCTGGACATAATGAAGCCCATGGGGATTATAATCCTGAGTCAGTCATAATTATTTGCCTCAAAACAGATGCTGAGGGGTGCAGCTGCCTAGAGTAAGGACTACCATTCCCACCAATACAAAGCATGCACCTGCTTCTGAATGGAAACTGGCTGCGTTTGTGTGGCGGCTTAAGATGGGACCTCTTTCTCAGAGGATGAAAGTAATTGGCAATCTGTCTCCAGTCATTTCTTAAGGTCAGTGAGCCTCAGGTTCCTACTAAACATATGGGGTTAAGATTCTGTTTTGAATCTCTTCTGAGAAAAGTGATCTCTGGAGTGTCTATTTCACGTTGAAAAACTCACCAGGTAACTACGAGGCAGGTTGGGGGGACAGATGGAAACCATCCACTTGCCCTTCTTCCCAGTCTCGCTGCTGTTGGAGGAATCTCTCAGGGAATGGTACCACTCAGCAGGCTTCATGCTTGGCAGCCAACTCAATCTTTATGACACCCCTGGATGTAGATAGGTGGCAAATGCCAGCTCTAGTTTGTAGACAGAAAACTGAAGTACAGAGAGCTCAAGGCACAATAATGATACAGCTACTAaatggcagaaatagaaaaaagaatgcaGCCCCTTGATGCCTGTGTCTTTCTTCCTAAATAAGCTTCTCCTTTTACTGGGAAGACTAAGAGGGAAAATGTGAGGACAGTGTGGGTACGTGCATTGAAGCAGGATTCTGCTTCATCTGAGGAAagacactcactcacacacttaTGTCCCACCTGAGACAAGGAGACCTGTAGCCCTCATTTCTACAGCTGGTACTAAACAGCAGTTTTACTTAGAACAggatattgtttttcttcttcttttttatattagGCTCTAGTCGAGATAGACACTGTATTCCGGTAATGATCAAGTATTCATAAGTCTCTTCCTAAAATGTGTCTTCAGGAACAAAACTATGGGAGCAATAGTGCAGCCATTAGGGTCAAGTATGCActctctggttctcaggccttggaTTGTGTTAATTCTCTCACCATATAGGAGAAAGCCTGTGTGGAATAACGTTGCCTGCTAGGGGTAAGATCAAGCAGTAGCCAGAATATCACGTGTCTCCAAGATAAACATACCTCTTCTATCCAACATCCCTCCACTGAAGGTTTGTCACTTTGGGCTACCTaggtaaaaatatatttcagtctttctcttttaaatgcaATTTTTCCCAGGAGTAGTTACCAAACAATCAAACCTTagaatgaatttaatttttagacTACTTTGCTTTAGAATGGGTCACCAAGGAATAGAAATTTTGCCAAGGGGGAGGAATAGTTTTGGAAAAGGCCTGCTTTGGAAAGGTATATCttgaatgaatatattaaaaggaaGGTGGTAACCAGAGGGCAGCAAAGGGGATTGATATACTTTGAGATGATGCTGATCGGGGTTGGGAAGATACAACAAAGGCAGTTTTTCTAAGTATCTCTTTTGGGCTCCTTGCTGGTCTCCTGCCCAGGTCCCTGCCACGTCAACTTGGTTTCTATACCTCCTACTCTATCTTTGGCACTGCAGTCCATGATGCATAGTGTTGCTTTAGGTGAACCATCTTAGTTTTCTCTCCCTGCTCTGGAAATCGATTGGCTGAGGGTAATATTGCTCCTGGTATGAAATATGTACGTGTACATGAGGATTTCCCCTGAATAGACTCTGTTTGCGGAGGGTGAGTTGTGGGAATATGAGGACAGGAGCCCTTCAAGATTCTTCTTGTTCCATTTAGCCTCTGTGTCCTTTCCAGGGATGAAGCTTGGCCTGAGACTCCACTTTGGGATCCTGGCTGTGTGAGCACCCACTTTGTGAGAGGCTCCGTCTGGTGCCACTCTGATGGCCCTTTGATCATGTCTTGTGCCTGAACAAGGCCTGAGAGCTGCCTCTTCCCAGGACATGCCTGTGAGCAGATGTCCTTCAGCTCAAAACTGGGCTTGCTTCTAGTCCCTAATGAAAAAAGGTATAGATTTTAGGCTGAGCACTGAAGCTGCAAGAGGGGAGTAAAGAAAGGGTCTTCtttgcttcaggaaaaaaaaaaaactacaagcaGGCCTCAAAGCCTTTTGATTTCACAGAGAGAGTTTTGGCAACTTGCTCTCTTTCTCTGATGGTACCCAGGGCAGAATTCCCACCAATACAAAGCATATCATTGCTTCAGAACCCAGGGGTTACAATGACCCAAAAGAATGGTCAGTGAGAACTCTAGATATCTCCTGGACTGATGGTTTAAACAAAACACTCCAAAGTAGTAAAATAAGGTTTGGGAGCCACAGAAACAAGTTGAGACCATAAATAATAAGACCAATTCCATAGGAAAGCTGGGCTAATTAGCATAAGCTGATATTGCAAATTGGTGCCTCACAGGTTAAATGTGGCTTGCACATATTTCATTTGGTCCACATGttgtatttaaaatttagttGCCAACATTAACAGTTttgaaaatttcaattaaaatttagatttcatgagccaggcacggtggcatacacctgtaatcccagcattataggaggctgaggtgggtggatcacttgaacccaggagtttgagaccagcctaggcaacatggtgaaaccccatctctacaaaaaatacaaaaattagccgggtgtggtggtgtgtgcctatagtcccagctacttgggaggctaaggtgagaagatcacttgagcctgggaggttgaggctgcagtgagctgagattgtgccactgcaccccagcctgggcaacagagagcctgtctaaaaaaaaggtTGGATTTCTGGCCTCCCTTGAAAAATCAGAAAGACCAGGTAACGCTTCATGGTACTCATTGTCTGGAAGTGAGCAGCAGCTGCCCCTGCTCTCCAGCTTTCACAGCCCCATTCTCTCCCTTGCATTAgaacaggcctgccttacaacTTAAGTCACCTGTCTGTATTCTGTAGGCTTTTGAGTCTGGATCCCTGAAATATGGTCACATGGTATCTGCTTCAGAAATGCTGGGATGATAGACTCTGGCTTAGTGAGCTTGAGACAAGACTGGTAAAATGCTATGAGGCAACCCCAATTCCGATTTAAGGGTTTCTATGGAGAAACAGGGATGAAAGAAGAGTCCCCCATAGCTGTTGGGGTTGGAGGAAGCAGGTAGTCCTATGAGACTGGGGAACTTTAGTGGGTCGATGGGTTTATCTTGGTAGCCCTTATGCTGGATGTGGGAAAGACTGTTTCCCAGAGTTGCATGGCATGCACTGCCCTGCTGCAGTGCCTGTCCCACCAGGGGCTGGTGCGAGGACAGGAGACAGAAGATTCAGATCATGTTGGCACCTTTTCCTTTCATCTTGCCCTATGTAAGCTTGGgcgttttttttcctttggcatcACTTCATACGGTTAGATCGTCTGACCTGGCTCGGCTGCTGGCTTTGCTCAGCCTGCTCAGGGGTCTGGCATCATCTGTTGTCTGCTCTGGACAGAGTGAAGGCGTCTTCTCAGCTGGCAGCCCTTGCTTTGACACCTTCTCTGACTGCAGCTCTTCTTTTTCACCCTCTTTCCCCACTCCGGGGGTCTCTACTTTCTCCCCCTCTGGCACGGCCACCTTTTCCTGCTCCTCTGTGGTCAGCCTCTCTGCTTCCTGCTGCTTCTCTCCCACCTCGGGTTCGGCTCCCTCCTCTGCAGGCGGCCCCTCGCCCTCCACTTCTTGCGCCTCCACCTGAGCGTAGGAAGGTAGTGTCTCTTGGTAGCCCCGGGACAAGTCCCCCAGGGGTCCTGTGCTGATCTCCTCGAACTGATTGAAAGGCTTGGCAGACAGTGGGGTGGTCTCCACCATCCCAACCTCGGTCAAGGGGAAATAGTGGGAAactattttctcctcttctaggAGCTGATAGCCCTTGGCTTTCTGGATGGAGGAGACAGCAATGGAGTGGAGGGATTTCTCAGGAATCTCCCCCAGGGGCTGCTCTATCGGCCTCTTGAAGGCAGACCGGATCCCCTTCAGGCCCAGGTGGCCCAACTCCATCACATTGAGGAAGAGGGACACAGAGGCCACAGACAACATGAACAGGATGAAGATGGTTTTCTCCGTGGGCCGGGACACGAAGCAGTCCACCACATTGGGGCACGGCCACCGGCTGCAGCGGTACAGAGGCAGGATCCGGAACCCGTACAGGAAGTAGTGGCCCACGATGAAGCCCACTTCAAAGAGGGTCTTGAAGATGATGTGGCAGATGTAGGTCCTCAGCAGGGTCCCCTCCAGCCGGAACTTCTTGGTGCCTTTGCTGCCGCTGCTCTTCTTGACGCTGCCCTGGTCCGGGCCACCGTTAGTCCCCGCCTGCTGGCCCAGCTCCTCCGCCTCGCGGCTTTTGCGCTTCTCCTCCATGCGGACGTAGTGCACCGCGTGCCCCACGTACATCAGGGACGGGGTGGAGACGAAGATGATCTGCAGCACCCAGAGGCGGATGTGGGAGATGGGAAAGGCCTCATCGTAGCAGACGTTCTCGCAGCCAGGCTGCTGTGTGTTGCACACGAAGTCGGATTGCTCATCCCCCCACACGAACTCTGCGGCCGTGCCAAGGATGAGGATCCGGAAGATGAAAAGCACGGTGAGCCAGACTCTGCCAATGACGGTGGAGTGCTCATTCACCTCCTCCAAGATGTTCCCCAGGAAACTCCAGTCGCCCATTTCTCACCCACCTGAAGAAATGAGGGAGAAGGCAAGAGCTGAGTGGCCGCAATGCAACCCTGAGTCAATATCTGTTTTTGCTAACGCGGGGTACCTCTCCTTTCCAAGTTGCCAGAACAGTCAGTGTGCACACAGCGTCTATCCAGTGCTTCCTCTGTGCAGACTAGGACTAGGGAACAAAGAAGGCCCCAAAGTATGTGCTTCCATtcgcttcctcatctgtaaaatgggtttaataataataatacctattctCATTCACTTCACAAATGGTCTGAAAGCATCAATGAGGCAATATCTGTATAATTCCTTAAACTCCACCAAAAATAAGGATTCATTGTTGGCCATAAGTAGAAACCCTTGGTTACATGGATTTAAATCAAGACCACACTGATCTAAGTTTCGTGAGACATAATGCTGAAGAATTACCTTATACTGTGGGTGTCTGGGCTCCCAACACAGTTCTTGTATGTACGAAATTGTCTGTGGCCATCTTATGTTTGACTGTGTcagaatatataatgatatatatttgaAGGGAAATGGAAGGGGATTAGCATTTACTGAATACCAACTTTGGGAAAGAACTTTgacattatattatttcatttaacttgATCCTGCTAGACTGTAATTTCCATGAAGGTAGGAGCCACGCCTATCTTATTTACTGCTATATACTCAATGCCTGACATACAGCCCAGCACACAGTGAGAACTTGATAAGTATTTGTTAACTAACTTGATTccaacaaataagaaaactgaaggccagtcacagtggctcatgcctgtaatcctagaactttgggaggccaaggcaagagaatcacttgagcccaggagatggagactagcctgggcaacacagtgagaccccatctctacaaaaaactttaaaaactagctgggcttggtggtgcatgcctgtgttcccagctacttgggaggctgagccaggaggattgcttgagcctgggaggtggaggttgcagtgaaccctgatttgtgccactatactccatcctgggcaacagagaaagactctgtctcaaaggaaaaaaaaaagaaaaagaaaaaaaagaaaaaagaaatctgaggctcagagaggctaaataTATTGTCCAAGATTAGACAGCTAAATAGCAGCAGTTCTATTTGCTTGATCACAAAGGCTGGGTTCTTCCCACTACACCATTGAGATAAACTGCCTGCAATCAAAGCTACACAATTCTTTGACTTCTGTGCTCTTAATTTATGTTTCCTCTTCTCTAGGTTGAAATTTGGAAACCCTTATTAATAGCTTTACACATTGAGGGccgtatatttttattattactctttTAATCCAAAGAACAGAGAGAATGCTTTGGGAAGGAATCATGCCACAGGATGAGGAAGGTCTTCTAGGACACTTTAAGTGTCCTACAGAATGAAAATGTTTCAGGGTCTGTAACATATGGCTGTTTTAATAGAGTTTAAAATTTGGTCTATAGAAAAAATATCATTAAACATGATAGTATATAATGCCTCTAGCACAGTAATGGCTAATGGAAATGGCATTGAGATGACAAGGGGCTGCGTGCAACTGGGTCATTCATCCAGTGCAAACCTGCAACCTATAAAGAATGATGAGCAAAACTTCCACCTCAATGGAGAACGGTTGTTCCTCCAGCTTGACTATCTCTAGAGTTGTAAAGTTTACTCATCACTGCCCTCAGACCAGGGCAAGAGCCCATGTTAGAGGATCCTGCTCTGGGCTTCTTCTAGCCATGCCCCACGCTATAGGCCCAGGAACCCATGGGGCTAAAGGGATATGCCTATTGTTTTTTAATCACAGTGATATTTGTTAAACACAAACGCCTATTTCCAACCTGTGATTTGGAGTCTGGCCAGACAGAACCTGGTGGCAGGATACTAATTGCAGGCATCTGCAATGTCCAGCCTGTGCTGTCAGGGCAGGCACAATAGCTGTTTGCTTCTTGTGAGGGAGCAGAGAGTGCTCCTCCTCTTGAGGCCTCATAAACTCCCAATCAGGCAGGGCATCCTACAGCAGCTTCTTTCTCCTGAAAAGGTGACAGCAGCTGTGGCATCCCCAGTCATAGGTCTGGCATTGGGAAGAGTTCCTTGTAGGAATGGGTGATGGAGATGGGGAGGGAACCAGCAGCTCAGAATCAGAACCAGCAACTCAATCCCAGCCACATGCATCTATTTTTAACTCCTCAGGCTATAGTTAAGTCTAGTACTTGCCCTGGTAAGAGTGGTAGCCATTCCCATTGCCTTTTGGAAAATAGGTGGGAAATATCACAATCAGGTAAGCAGCCCAAGCATAAAGCTCACCTGTGGCAGAACCAGGAAAAAGTTCATTTCTTATCAAATAgttcattctaaaatttatgttaaaacaGCAATTTGAATAACTGTACTTCTATAAGATTTGGCTAATATCTTACTATCTTACTAATATCTTACTTAATCTTAACTATCTTGCTGATACCCTCATTGATATATCAGTTCATTTTTGACAGTGTATTTCCCTCACATACCCACATGAATGTGTATGATGAGCACATGCTCTCAGTCCTGTCTGTTAACGAATCTTGTTTCCCCTCCTTTAGTATCAAAAGGTTTTGGAGGGCAGGAACCATTTTGGCCTCATCTTTTGTGAACCATCACAACACAGAACAAAGCCCTTTACAGAGTGGGAGCTCCATAGACAGCAGTGCATGGTTCTAATAGTAATccttccaaaatctgaaattctcAATCCCCGAATTCCTGTAATATGAGTACTAGAGACCAAGGAACTTCAGTCCTCTTGCTACAGCTAACAGCAGAAAAATTAAGAACTTGCAAAAAATGGTAAATAACAAAAAGGACAGTAAATTGATCCCCAACCAGCTGCTCTGAGACACAAAACTTATTTTGTATGCGATCAAATATATAAACTGGAAGGCCAACAATTCTTGACAAGAGTGTCATGATACATGCTCATGACACAAGAAGTCGCTCCTGACCACCTTATTAGTAATTTCGAAACCAAAGCCAAACAAGCCCGTGTCTTTCTATACTATAAGCTGCCATGCTAAGatcgtatttttttaaaatgtctagttACAAAGTTTCTTGTGATAACTGAAGGAGAGAAACTGTAATTTAGGACACTATCTTTCCAACCCCATGATGTTGAAACAGGCCTACTGTGCTTTTAAGGAGAGATACTTTAGAGGTGCGAAGGGAAATGTATTGGTTTCCTGACTTCTAACAGTGAAAATTTAAAGGAAGTCAGATCAGAGAAGCAAAGCATTCTGTGGGAGCAGGGAGAAATCTGAACCAAAGGAAGaatatttctcttctctttttcagagataattctctgttttattttgcttgtgAAAATTTAGTGAACAGACCtattacagatgaaaaataaatggatggagttCAAGCCTCCAACCCCAGGGTGTCCATATACGGCCAGGAACATCCCACCAGAAAATGATGGCTAGAGGTAATGATTAAAATAACACCTTATGTTTGGGTATCCTTGATCTAAGTGATACATTTTCACGTATCTTATTTCAGTCCTCATAACAAGCTGTGAactaggccagtggttctcagacttAGATTTCACAGACTAGTGTAATAACAACAAACTAGTGTGACCAACATAAGGATGCCAACTCCTTATTTTGCCAAACAAGGACATAAAAATAAGagttattggctgggtgtggtgactcacgcctgtaatcccagcactatgggaggctaaggtgggaggatcacttaaagtcaggagttcaagatcagcctggccaacagggtgaaaccctgtctctactaaaaatacaaaaattagctgggcacggtggtggggcacctgtaatcccacctacttgggaggctgaggcaggagaattgcttgagcctgggaggtggaagctgcagtgagccgagatcacaccactgcactccagcctgggcaacacagcgagactctgtctcaaaaaaaaaagagttattaaaTCACTAACTACAACTACAGTCTATTTTCATCATCATTTCATAAAAGGGGATTTTAACACTACAAAACTAGAGAGGACATAACTTCGGAATGAAAGACAAGCCTTTAAATTGAACACACTTAACTTGGTGAAACATTTACTACATTGTTAACTTCATCATTGTCACGTTTTGGTCACAGCTTGTGGAAACCTTCATCTTGGGCTAGAACTGACAGATCCCCAGATGGATGTCTTAGAACCAGTGAACTTGGCATTATCAATCCCCATTACCAGACAAAAAGACAGGCTAGGAGGTTAAATGAGTCTCCAAGATGGGGGCTTAGCTAGTGAGGGCAGAGCTAGGATGTGAGCCCTGGTCTTCCAGATCTAAGCCCATTACAGCATAGCCCTCCTCTGGTTTTGAAGAGGCAGAATAACACATCTACATTCATTAATAAGTTCTCCAAAGCGTTCAATGGCCACTTACCACTCCGGTTGGTAACCGAGTGGAAATTGCCTCTTTTCTTGTTTCTATAACAGCCACTAGCCAGCAGTTCTCATAGACAGACAACAGAACCTGCTCCCAGGAGGAATTTTATGGTCCTTAGCCAGATCCATTCCTGTGCTCCATTAAATGCTCCAACCTGGAAAATACTGAGCACGAAGCCTCCGCTACCCCCACAGCATTCAATAATTATGACTATTATTTCTATTGTAGAGTTTGAGTGAAAAGGGCACAAAACTTTTTCATAAATATCAAATACTTGGTTTAGGTCCCTGTGGATTCCTGTAGACATGTTAATTCATTCTGATAAATGAAGAGAACTTAAGAAGTTAAATTGTAGTTTGAGTTTGGACATCTCTGTTTCCCCATCCTGCCGATTATTCCAGCATTCCTCTCCCTTCCAAACCTCTGCCAGTTCTTAGGTCAACTTGAAGAGGGTTTTCAGAGTTGGAGTGTAAGTCCAGCCATCCCAGCCCAAGAATGAATCTTATTGGCAACTTTTTACCTTTTGTAGAAGACTATATATGACCCTTAGATTAGACTGAGAAAGAACAATTGGGGGGAAGGTTACAAACTAATATCACCCAAGGAAAACTTGCCAATACGAGGAGTGTCCCACGGAGAAATACGTGCTCTTTCTCTCTTGGCGCTCAACAGCAAAATGGCAACTCTCATCTCTTTCCTTTGCTGCCTAAAAGCCCACCTCCCACTTCTCTACCCCGCCCCTACTGTGCTGCACGACTGAGCAGATATGACTGGATTGGCCCTGATGGGTAGGTTTTACTGTCCAGCAATATTTTAAGCTCCCAGCCAGACAGCTTTTATGAAGGGAGGGATGTTTGGGGAACAATGGGAGTGAGAGAATGGGAGAGCTGTGTTGGGCACTGAGGGGAGGAGGATGGGGAAAGCTGATGTGTAAAAGCTTAGATGGGGCTTCTGTGCCTCCCAGAGTTTCTTTTAGCAGCAGACTGGGCCTGTACATCTGTAAACCTTTGGCGTCTCTCCAGAGCGCATGAGCCTAGGGGCATTTTCCCAAGGCCTTATCATCAGCTTGGAGTATCTTGATGTAGGGACAGTAAGTGGTCAGTTGTGTGAATCCCTCTGCCCTGAGTCAGATCAAGAGTGGTTGGTCCTTTCCAAAGGACCATATTTCATCCTTTATTGGTGGTTTGTTCTTGTCTCTCAAAGCCTTCAGCAGAATTGTGgatattagaggctgggaagggtagtaggggaAGGAAGGATGGGGAGCATGTTGCTAACAGATACAAAAGCACAGCTAGATAGGGGGCATGGGTTCTGGTGGTCTGCCAGAATATGTGAATATGgttaacattaattaattaatttatttattttttatttttattattattatttttttgtgagacagtctcactctgtcacccaagctggagtgcagtggcaagatcttaggtcactgcaacctctgcctcctaggttcaagttattcttctgcctcagcctcctgagtagctgggatgacagatgcccactaccatgcccagctaatttttttttgtatttttagtagagacggggtttcaccatgttggctaggctggcctcaaattcctgacctcggtgatctgcccgccttggcctccccaagtgccgggattacaggcatgagccaccatgcccggctgttacCTATTTTATTGTATAGTCTCAAAAAGCTAGAGGAGAGGATTTTGATTGTTcccaacagaaagaaatgataaatgtttgagatgctgaatatgctaattatcctgatttgatcattacacattgtatacatgtattgaaatatcactctgtatcacataaatatgtacaattattatgtgtcaactaaaaataaaaggaaaaaaggtttctaaaaagatcaaaacaataaaaacgaAACACAAACAAACCTTCAGCAGCGTGGTCTCCCTCTTTGAAAGGAGCCTTAACACTCCAAAGAATTCTGGTGCCATTTGTCAAAGTAATAGCATTTCTCACCATGTTTCACTCAATTACAAATACTTTTGGGTGGCGGAAGTTGAATCAATGTCAGCTAACATTTTTAGACTTTAGTGccttcatctgttaaatggggatatGATGGTTTCGCTCACCAGGAGGCTCTTGGATTAAATTCTAATGTGGCTTAATGAGGAATGATGCTTGGAAAACCAGCTTGGAGGGCATGGAGACATGCTCTCTCTTCCCATCATCTGGGACTGACTATTGGTAGTACAAAAAATGGTTATTTTGACTCCATTTCCAAACCAAAAATAGGGGCATTTTATCCTACAAGTTTATTTGTGAAAACAGTGGAGCAAAAATAGTTGAAACTTAGATTGTTTTATGAAATCTGCAATGTATGATTACTAAATTGAAGACAAGTTTGAGGGTAAACTAGACAAAAAAATCTAAGCACTTGCTTCATCTCCCCCTTCCTGACCTTTCTGGTGTCATGGACATATTGCATTTTGATGGGGGCAGTTTGAAGGAGGATGGTACCAATGTTGTGTGAGTCCCCaattccattttaaataaaatggtcaCTAGCCCAAAACCTTGTTTACTTTAGATGTCTGATTTCTTTTGAACTCCCAAGTTCGAGGGCCCACACTGACTGGGACAATGCCTTCTAGCAAATCCTTCAGTTAAAAATAGATGGTCAAGGCTGATCCCTGCAGTATCAATAAGGCAAGAAGTCAGAGGATGAGGGGAGAAATCCAGTCATTCTTTCTTTGGGAATATTCAGTACATGCTGATTCCTGAAGCTTGCGGTCTCCCTGAGATAGTCCTATGAAGAGAAGATAATCTACAAAGCTTCTCCTCAAAATGAAGTTCTCCCTATCCAAGGCTTCCCAGTCCAACTTGGCTAATGTGGTGGGTGGTGTCATCGCTCGTCATCATTTTGTGAGAGATGGTAGTAGAGGATGCGTTTGAATCCAGAAAAATGGGGCTGTCAACAAGGCTCTGAACCAGTTATAGTCTCTCGGATTTAGACAAATCTGGCTTTTCAATTTAgcactttctttgttttcttactcTGTTAACAAAGAAGATACTCCTCTACTCGTAGTACCCAATTGATTAAGTTATCTTTGTTGTTGGTTCTTCTGTTTGTAGCCCGGACGTCCTTGAAAATATAAACACTCAATCTTGGGGAAAGTTTtgaaagagatggggaaagaGGCTCATCTTAGCTACCATTGAGAGATGACTTGTCTATTCCTACCAGGAATCACTTTCTCAGGTCTTTCAGAGGGATGTCTTCCCAGAGTGTCTTTATTGCATtatttgatataaataaataaatgtctagaATAGGAGACATAACCACATTCAAATGTAAATTCCAATTTTATATTCTGTAATCTTATAAATTATTagattattgacattttggataATCTAATGGTGGCATTCTCCTACcagggttctttctttctttctttctttctttctttc of the Symphalangus syndactylus isolate Jambi chromosome 12, NHGRI_mSymSyn1-v2.1_pri, whole genome shotgun sequence genome contains:
- the GJA8 gene encoding gap junction alpha-8 protein, producing MGDWSFLGNILEEVNEHSTVIGRVWLTVLFIFRILILGTAAEFVWGDEQSDFVCNTQQPGCENVCYDEAFPISHIRLWVLQIIFVSTPSLMYVGHAVHYVRMEEKRKSREAEELGQQAGTNGGPDQGSVKKSSGSKGTKKFRLEGTLLRTYICHIIFKTLFEVGFIVGHYFLYGFRILPLYRCSRWPCPNVVDCFVSRPTEKTIFILFMLSVASVSLFLNVMELGHLGLKGIRSAFKRPIEQPLGEIPEKSLHSIAVSSIQKAKGYQLLEEEKIVSHYFPLTEVGMVETTPLSAKPFNQFEEISTGPLGDLSRGYQETLPSYAQVEAQEVEGEGPPAEEGAEPEVGEKQQEAERLTTEEQEKVAVPEGEKVETPGVGKEGEKEELQSEKVSKQGLPAEKTPSLCPEQTTDDARPLSRLSKASSRARSDDLTV